TTACTTGATAATAATTTATTCTATTGTAACTAATTTACCTTCAAATTCTGTTACTTTGTTTTTAGCGATATGAAAGAGTTTGATATATGCCATTGGTGGTTTCCAAAATTTATTTACTAAGTAAATAAGCTGCGGAATGATCCTCGACTTCCTAAAAAAAAGGCCTATATAATGCCGAAGGGATTATAAAACTTTACCCGCAATTGAGATTAACAATGAAACGAACTGATCTACACTTTTAACAGCTTGTGCTTTTTCTTCATTGCTCTTTGTTGCATCTTTAACAATGTCTATCAATTTTGCTAAATTTTCTTTATCCAATTTTGCAGGAGCTATTTTATTTATCTCTTCTTCTGTAAGATTAGTATGACTGGTTATTTCACCAGCAAGCTGCTGATCTGTTTTCTGCCTGGCTTCTTCAATAATTTCCTTTATAGATTTTGACATATTATTTAGTTCCTTCTATTATAGGTTTTATTTCTTCCAAAAGAGAAGTTCCTTTCTCACTTACATCCCCTGCTTTTAATAAATAGTTATTAAAAACCCGATCCATTTCCATAAAATCTATGCCTGTTGTTTTACTTGTATTCTGCAATAATTGATTTGCTGCTTCCTGAACATCAGTAACGGATTTTAAAAGAGAAGTAATCTGATTGCTGGCATTTAATAACAGCATTTGATCCTGAGATATTCTTTCCCAAAGTACTATCCTTACCTTTTCCAGTTCAGTTTGCATGGAATCACGTTTATCTATTATGGTATTTAAAATAGAATTCATTACCTCATCATTTATTTCTTTTATTCCTTCCGCTTCAAGCCCCTTTCTAACATTGCCAACAAATGTTGGGATGTACTTTGTCTTTATAAATTCATCTATTTTTTCCTTTTTAAGATTCAAATAAGAATCATACAGGTTTTGATATGCTGTTTGCTGTGCCTGGATTCCTTTGCTAACTGTAGCGCTTAGATCAATTGCTTCTTTAGGAACATGGGCGCAGTTAGTTAAAAAGAAAAAATTAAGCAAAATTAATAATAGAAATAAAAGATATTTAAAATGAAATACTTTGCTAATCATAATTACTCTAAAATATTCTAAATTTTGTAGAGGATATTTTTAATTAAATATTCCCTACCACAATAATTCATTTATCAATTTTTTGTAACATCATTTACCGATATTTCTTGGTCTTTTATTTTAATACTTAGGTGATAAAGTTGTTGAGTCAGTAAAAATAATTAGCCTCTTACAAGCTCTAGTAAGTGCAACATATAAATTTTTAGGGCATTTAAATTTTTGCGCATTTAAAATAGCGACTGTATCAAACTCTAGACCTTTTGTTAACAATGTAGTACCTATACATTTACCATATATTTTTCTTCCAATTCTTCGAGTTGTATTTCGTAATAATTTCATCGCTTCAAATACACATATGTTTTTTGTTTCTGCAATTTCTAACGATTCAGTAAGAGAATTAAATAATTCCTTACGGAAACATTTGATACCTGCCAATTTTTTTATTTCATTTAAAGTAACTGATAACACATGGAAATTAAAATTTATTTTAAGTTGTTCAAATAGATCTTTAACTGGTACAATAGCTATTTGATCTTCTTTCTTTTTTTTCCTTATTAATCCTTTTTTATTAAACCAAGTATTGGTGCCTGAAAAAAATTCTGATAAAATATCTTTAATGTTTTGTTCAATATTATTTTGTTTCAAGTCGTCCATTTTTTTAGCAATTTTATAAAAATCTTTATCATCAATTGCTTCAAGCAAAATAAAACAGTTATTAAAACTATTATTAATATTTACCCTGCTTTTAATATTACTATTTTCTGGATGAATTAATAAAACACTTTTTTCCTTTAATAATCCCCATACCTTTTTATTGGAGTTTTTTTTATTATCATAAATATCTTCTTCTTCACATGGCACTATTTCTATAGAAGATAAATAATCACCTAAATTAATACGCTCTTTTTTTTCTATTTTATCTCTGATATCTTTTAAGGAATTTCCTAAGGCTTCATTATTTCCTTCCTTTTTCCAGCGATATGGTACCTCAAGTTTAAAAATATTATTAATAAAATCTCCCATTTCATCAGGGTTACTAGTATCCACAGTATCGTTAAACTTAAAAAT
Above is a window of Ignavibacteriales bacterium DNA encoding:
- a CDS encoding AAA family ATPase — protein: MDDNQFDYKGFVSNPKSFLIAPAGYGKTHTIAECLNDNYTIGKQLILTHTHAGVASIKEKIKKINISSRKYNVETIASYAQKYVNAFYCGNDIPEQDNNKLYYTILYEKAAELVNIKPIADIIKLTYSGLFVDEYQDCTKKQHEFILALSDILQTHIVGDYLQGIFKFNDTVDTSNPDEMGDFINNIFKLEVPYRWKKEGNNEALGNSLKDIRDKIEKKERINLGDYLSSIEIVPCEEEDIYDNKKNSNKKVWGLLKEKSVLLIHPENSNIKSRVNINNSFNNCFILLEAIDDKDFYKIAKKMDDLKQNNIEQNIKDILSEFFSGTNTWFNKKGLIRKKKKEDQIAIVPVKDLFEQLKINFNFHVLSVTLNEIKKLAGIKCFRKELFNSLTESLEIAETKNICVFEAMKLLRNTTRRIGRKIYGKCIGTTLLTKGLEFDTVAILNAQKFKCPKNLYVALTRACKRLIIFTDSTTLSPKY